From the Phreatobacter oligotrophus genome, one window contains:
- a CDS encoding MFS transporter: MNPISQRAMQAWVGLGPRFLPFADAASADVPLSRLLRLSLVQVSVGMSLVLMVGTLNRVMIVELGISAALVSTMIALPVLFAPLRAYIGQSSDTHVSVLGWKRVPFLFNGSMVQFGGLSIMPFALLVLSGGGASQAYPQWVGQAAAALSFLLVGAGIHITQTVGLALATDLTSDDRRPKVVGLMYVSLLAGSIASALVFGQLLEDFTPGRLIQVIQGTAVLTLVLNGIALWKQESLKRVTAAELAAPQPHFTDSMANYMRGGATTRRLVAVGLGTMAFGMQDVLLEPYGGEILGLTVADTTKLTAALAAGGLVGFAVASHLLSRGADAYAMAGRGALIGSLGLAAVILASPFGSAALFAAGVILVGLGGGLFGHGTLTAAMNAAPEGQVGLALGAWGAMQATAAGVGIALGGLMRDVALSSGAAEQFGAAFGYMTVYTTEILLLLVTFAVMSSLFGSGSERTEGSQGAQHP; the protein is encoded by the coding sequence ATGAACCCCATCAGTCAGAGAGCGATGCAGGCCTGGGTCGGCCTCGGGCCGCGCTTCCTGCCTTTCGCCGATGCCGCCTCGGCCGATGTGCCGCTGTCGCGGCTGCTGCGGCTGTCGCTCGTGCAGGTGTCGGTCGGCATGTCGCTGGTGCTGATGGTCGGCACGCTGAACCGCGTGATGATCGTCGAACTCGGCATCTCCGCCGCCCTGGTCTCCACCATGATCGCGCTGCCGGTGCTGTTCGCGCCGCTGCGCGCCTATATCGGCCAGAGTTCGGACACGCATGTCTCGGTGCTCGGCTGGAAACGGGTGCCCTTCCTCTTCAACGGCTCCATGGTCCAGTTCGGTGGGCTGTCGATCATGCCCTTCGCGCTGCTGGTCCTGTCGGGCGGCGGGGCCTCGCAGGCCTATCCGCAATGGGTCGGACAGGCCGCCGCGGCCCTGTCCTTCCTGCTGGTCGGGGCCGGCATCCACATCACCCAGACCGTTGGCCTCGCGCTCGCCACCGACCTCACCAGCGACGACCGCCGCCCCAAGGTGGTCGGGCTGATGTATGTGTCGCTGCTCGCAGGCTCAATCGCGAGCGCCCTCGTCTTTGGCCAGTTGCTCGAGGACTTCACCCCCGGCCGGCTCATCCAGGTGATCCAGGGCACGGCGGTCCTGACCCTCGTCCTCAACGGCATCGCGCTGTGGAAGCAGGAGAGCCTGAAGCGCGTCACGGCGGCGGAACTCGCCGCTCCGCAACCCCACTTCACCGACTCCATGGCGAACTACATGCGCGGCGGGGCGACGACGCGCCGGCTCGTCGCGGTCGGGCTCGGGACCATGGCCTTCGGCATGCAGGACGTACTGCTTGAGCCCTATGGCGGCGAGATCCTCGGCCTGACGGTCGCGGATACGACCAAGCTTACGGCCGCCCTTGCGGCCGGCGGGCTGGTCGGCTTCGCCGTCGCCTCGCACCTGCTGAGCCGCGGCGCCGACGCCTATGCCATGGCCGGGCGTGGCGCGCTCATCGGCAGCCTCGGCCTCGCCGCCGTCATCCTCGCCTCGCCCTTCGGGTCCGCCGCGCTCTTCGCTGCCGGCGTCATCCTCGTCGGCCTGGGGGGCGGCCTGTTCGGCCACGGCACCCTGACGGCGGCCATGAACGCCGCGCCGGAGGGCCAGGTAGGCCTGGCGCTCGGCGCCTGGGGCGCGATGCAGGCGACCGCCGCCGGCGTCGGCATCGCGCTCGGCGGCCTGATGCGCGATGTCGCACTGTCGTCGGGCGCAGCGGAACAGTTCGGCGCGGCCTTCGGTTATATGACAGTCTACACCACGGAAATCCTCCTGCTCCTCGTCACCTTTGCAGTGATGTCGTCGCTGTTCGGGTCCGGGAGCGAGCGGACCGAGGGAAGCCAGGGCGCGCAACACCCATAG
- a CDS encoding light-harvesting protein — protein sequence MNNGRIWCVVNPTVGLPLFLGSVALISFTVHFAVLNNTSWIADYWKGRSRTAARADTAPIAPVALRADGNTTFVLNVAPAGTGDAVKQIVVTVTPQGAASVAEGTPPATVGSADDATRVVDSPQRLAFATD from the coding sequence ATGAACAATGGTAGGATCTGGTGTGTGGTGAACCCGACGGTCGGGTTGCCGCTCTTCCTTGGCAGCGTCGCGCTGATTTCCTTCACGGTGCACTTCGCCGTGTTGAACAACACGAGCTGGATCGCGGACTACTGGAAGGGCCGGTCGCGGACCGCGGCCCGGGCCGACACCGCGCCCATCGCCCCGGTCGCCTTGCGCGCTGACGGCAACACCACCTTCGTGCTCAACGTCGCTCCCGCCGGCACCGGCGATGCGGTGAAGCAGATCGTGGTGACCGTGACGCCCCAGGGCGCGGCGAGCGTGGCAGAGGGCACTCCCCCTGCGACGGTGGGCTCGGCCGATGATGCGACCCGCGTGGTGGACAGTCCCCAACGGCTCGCCTTCGCGACGGACTGA
- a CDS encoding light-harvesting protein, with protein MDDPNRVWPTGLTIKESEALHKHVIDGARIFFAISLFAHLLAYMYSPWLK; from the coding sequence TTGGATGATCCAAACAGGGTCTGGCCGACCGGCCTGACCATCAAGGAGTCGGAGGCGTTGCATAAGCACGTCATCGACGGCGCGCGCATCTTCTTTGCGATTTCGCTGTTCGCGCACCTGCTCGCCTACATGTACTCCCCCTGGCTGAAGTGA
- a CDS encoding outer membrane protein produces MRFRAGMIVAMVVAASGASAADLGSPRLPVAGAVTAAATTWTGIYGGVHLGYGWGQQRVADDNPALFYTVNPRGVFGGFQIGYNQQISQFVVGIEGDISFGSIAQRRAPGALLDEVSKSTSLFASARLRGGVAFGDALVYATGGLGYARSRDMNYLGGAAFGPGWQNDRLGWVAGAGIEYAVNANLSVKVEYLRYDFGSWRRPQAQFWGIGNDFFRASMDTVKVGLNYRFATGPSAVVARY; encoded by the coding sequence ATGCGGTTTCGGGCTGGGATGATCGTGGCGATGGTTGTGGCGGCGTCGGGCGCTTCGGCAGCCGATCTCGGCTCGCCGCGTCTGCCGGTCGCCGGTGCCGTGACAGCGGCGGCCACGACCTGGACGGGCATCTATGGCGGCGTCCATCTCGGTTACGGTTGGGGCCAGCAGCGTGTCGCCGACGACAATCCGGCGCTCTTCTACACGGTCAATCCGCGCGGCGTCTTCGGCGGCTTCCAGATCGGCTACAACCAGCAGATCAGCCAGTTTGTGGTCGGCATCGAGGGCGACATCAGCTTCGGCAGCATTGCCCAGCGCCGCGCGCCCGGGGCGCTGCTCGACGAGGTGAGCAAGTCCACGAGCCTCTTCGCCTCAGCCCGCCTTCGCGGCGGCGTCGCCTTTGGAGATGCGCTTGTCTACGCGACCGGTGGCCTCGGTTATGCCCGCTCCCGCGACATGAATTACCTCGGTGGCGCCGCCTTCGGCCCGGGTTGGCAGAACGATCGCCTCGGCTGGGTGGCGGGTGCCGGCATCGAATATGCCGTGAACGCCAATCTCTCGGTGAAGGTCGAGTATCTGCGGTACGATTTCGGCTCGTGGCGCCGTCCGCAGGCCCAGTTCTGGGGCATCGGCAACGACTTCTTCCGCGCCAGCATGGACACCGTGAAGGTCGGTCTCAATTACCGATTCGCCACCGGGCCCTCCGCCGTCGTCGCCCGCTACTGA